In Pyrus communis chromosome 11, drPyrComm1.1, whole genome shotgun sequence, the sequence CTttcataatttttcaaatttctttacATATTTGGATAGTACATGTCAATAGGAACGCGTGGCAGCAAACGGTTTGTaattggagttataacgaaggagttattaacgaatgaagttaggggtaaaatggtaatttaattattaatttggaAGGCTCCATATTTGTTGGAGAGTTGATATGTGCCACGTGTGTGGTTGTGAttggagaaggaagagagaaatgagggaaatgagggaaatAAGGGGGAAACATCCCAATCAGAAAAGGGGACATGAGGGgatgagagagaggggagagaagcATGGAATCACCCCCAACCCATCTTCCTTGCGACCCGACCCGACCCGGCCGGAGACCATGGAATCCGATGATTTTCTAGCCAATTTTCGATGAATTATGCCGGGACACCTCTTAGAATCAACTCCACGACCCTTCTTCTTGATTTTACACTCAAAACTTGATGAGTTTTCACTTAATTTGGCGAAGAACGGCAACGGGTGCGCTGAGCGTCCCGTGGCGGCGATCCGCCATTCGTGAAGCAAATTTtgtcaaccaccaccaccattagactccTCTCAACCTCAAGAACAAAGCCCATCCATTGGTTGAAGCGTTAGAGTTCGTTTTGGCGTCGAATCGAGGACATCTATTTCCAAGGTTTGCCACAGATCGAGAAGTTTTCAGGCCACTTCCCAACATAATTGGACTTCGGGCCAGGTATGAAAATTTCTTCCCTCATTGAGATCTACAATTCTGtaaattttggtgatttttggaATTAGTTGATTTTTCAGCAAGTCGGGGCGGCCACAGCTAGTGCCCCGAGACCCCACCTGACCTTCCTAGGTTTTGATGCCTCGATTCCATATGTGACGTCCGATTGACAAAATACCATCATTTGAACATAGTTTTGATAAAGGCCGCCACTTGATCATTATATgcatcgacgatccgaccgttggattgataccaaactttaatatgttattatacGTGAGAATCCaatgtacggatcttcccgaattgaatttctaagtttgtaaaaccaAACATTGACCGCTACTTGAATTGTGATTGACGAAGATCCTACTGTTGGATCATTATGAAATTTTAGGATATTGGTCTAGAAGATAAATGAAACTTTTGGGAAATTATAGATCCGAAATTAGTGAACAGATATTCCGGATTGAGTTACGTAGAGTTATGGACCCCACTGTTGACTGAAAGTTGACTTTTGGTTAGCATGTCTAGAACTGCTTgaaatactaaaattagtattGCTAAGGACTCGGTGAGGTTTTGCGGACTTATCTCGGCAGGTGACTTTAATACATGTGATATAGTTATTACCCTGAAAACCTCCCGTGCTAGTATACTTTGTGGATATAGCATGGATTTCTAAATTATGTTTTatgttaaataattgtttttataAAGTTTGCCATCGATCTACTTTATGAAATGTTACGTGACTTGCCTAATTGAATTGTTTATGAATTGTGTTTTAAAATATAGGTTTGAAATGTTTGAGAAACGTGAGGGTTAGTAGGGGATCGATACCCTAGTGTCACGAGGTTAGGTGACACCGAGTCTAGACCATGTAGCaatggtacatggatggtcctgcttggttaatccgcgatgggGGTCCGTACTATTTATggatcatgcttggttaatccgcgatggACGATCCTTATGGCTATACATACTTAGGAGTGATCATAtttggttaatccgcgatgggtgatcactgcctcaCAGTTTGTAGGTGTGACtgtgcttggttaatccgtaaTAGAGGGTCACTACCTACTTGGTTACCTTCTCAgggatggtcctgcttggttaatccatgatgggggggggggggtcacGACCTACTTAGTTACCTTCTCAGGGGTGGTTCTGCTTAGTTAATCCGTGATAGGGGACCATACTATTTACGGATCGTGCTTCGTTATTCCGCGATGGGGGGTCACTGCCTACTTGGTTACTTTCTCCAGGGTAGCCTTGCTTGGTTAATTCGCTATGGGGGGGCCACTTCCTGTTTGGTTACTTATGTAGGCTTCGGCAGAACTGTGTCCCTCTAGCCTAGTTTTTAGTGTATTTATGAACGATAGTTTTTGAGAATCTTTGTGGTTGGAATTAGAAAAGTTgttggatgtctgggtgactccTTCGGAGTTTTCAGTGACTTGACTATGATTTCctaaaatatgattttatatttgaagtttataaatcgTGATCGATGGTCTATTTTTATTGATTCACATATGttgtattattgtcactcacacgAGTTTCGCAGCTTTTCCAAGTTCTTGTTGCCCGGTGCACCATTTTCGTGGTGTAGGCACTGATTGTACAAATGAAAGGTCTAAGTAAATTACAAGTAGTCGCTTAATATTTTTGGTTTCGTTAAGTGGTCCGGAACCCTATGttgttggatttcgttgagtggtccagaaccCTTACTCTTGCTCATTTCCATAAGGCTAATCCGACCCTAGATTCCAGTGAATAGGAATTTCTCACAGTAGACGTTGTGTTTATAGATTAGATTTATCAATTATTACTTGGAATCCATGTAGGGATTTACGTAGGAttcctttattaaattttgtgaatTGATATGTGATCTTATTGATTGATTAATgtagttaaatgttaatatcGTGCATCTTTGATTCTTTGGAGGATTGATTAATTGGAgtgattgtggaatgatgttgaatatgattgttattactATGATTAGGTTCGTTGACCAATGTAGATAGAGAATAATATTGTGCTTCGTTGGTTTCTTTGAGATGTTGCATGCTATAAATTGCAGTATTATGTTGaaacatagtgatttataaGATGGATGAAATGGAAATCTTGATTGTCATGTGGGTTTGTTATGTAGACTTGAATCTAGtaattcatgcttgtcaagtccCAATAATTGATTGAGGAATGTTATGCCTTCCTATTAGAACGCACTGGGATAAATGTCTGAGTttagtgaatggtgaactacgaatggcttgatccctttaTAGGGTACGTATGCAGTCTAATGCTAAGGTTATATACAACCATAAAGTATACAAAAATTATTACGCAATTCGAATCTTGAATTATGCTTTGTACATATCTCGGAGGCGGGGTTTGTTGAATATACAGATACATGATGACGTCATGTGTCGATcatggacgtatgtcgggatcgggACATGACAGGAGTGGTAGTGAATCTAGTGATTAGCTTCTAAAGTAGTGAGCAAAATCCAATACTTCAAAAGGAAATTAAAGAAAGTGTGTTAGGTGTCAATCTTATCCCGTTGCAGAGCTAAACGTGTATATGCTAATCTTCCACCCATGTGATAATATGCCTTTCTTTGCTCCAATGTCGATGGAGGGAACGTGCACcctattgttttttagtttcaGTCCACAACCATTTCCTTAATTAAACACCATAGGATCATATATTGTATACGAGAAGAGGAGCTTAGCTTGGGAATCCATCAAAATAAACAAGCAAagtgagaggaaaaaaaaatggttttatCTGTTGATTGCTATAAATTTGAAGCGAGTGCGGAAACATAATGCCAAGTGGAACACCACAGTGTTGCTCCTTGATCCTCAATGCAATTAAATACTTGAATCACTCTCAATGTCATGTGGATTACTTTCCACTCGGCTTGCTACAGATAGCAAATCATatcttttttttactttttaaaagaAGGGCCAGCTGGTggggagatttttcaatgtgactgaTCGGAACATaaggtggtacatcacgtgttactATATAAATTGTGGGATATGTattctaaaaagttaataacttaaaaaataaaatttcaaccaCTTATATAAAATCACATGGTGTACTACCCGTGTTttagtaatgaaaattttctccagcTGATGCTTTTGCTACTGCAATCCACATTTCTGAGAGTTAGAAAAACTTAGAGAGTCATATCTAATTATTAATTAGAATTACAGTTAAACTAAATTACTCCAGTAAAATTTTGCAGCTATTATATGCTAATGACCTTTTCTCTGCCTATATATGAAACTTGGTTTCCCAAGTTCTAAGCCACACCCCAACAACTAAAACACTACTTTCATTTGAAATGATTCAAATATCAGAAGCAAtgcaaggaagaggaagcacTAATAGAGATCAAGCATCTAAAGGCAAGGCATGTCGCAAGGAATTGGCCACAGATTTTTCTGGTGCTGTAAACAAGAATAGTACCAGCAGCTGTGATCATCGGTGCAGGCTTAAACAGAAGGCTGAGGAATCTCTTCGGACTGTAATGTACTTGAGTTGTTGGGGTCCTAATACATGAGAGACGATGAGTCTTAATTACTATTCCTAATTACCTACTAATATATATCTGGAAATTCAACTCCCAATTATCCTTTGTTAATTAGCGTTTAATTAGACGGTCCATGCAGATGCGATATGGTCATCGATCTGTATTACTAGTCCTTTTGTTTTCTAGTGTTAATAATATGTATAGCTAATTTTGTTGGATTAATTGTATGCATCaagatcttgatcttccctctTTCCCCGTGCAATGTTAAATATTATGTGTTTTTTATACGAGTTGCTATTGGTACTCTAAAAATGTCATCCTGCATCTCTACGTATAAATTTTCCTTTGTACTTTTATAAAAGTGAAGTACAGAATGACCTCTTGGCggctcaaaacatttcttttatATCATGAAGAAagagtgaaaattttgaaagatgATGAAATAGGATGAAACAAATGAcggtttttaatttatttcctttATTTCATTACCCTCCCATGCACAAGTTTGTATTTGTCAAGAACAAAATTGCAGAGTATGACAAGGCAAGTGTTTATATAATTAGTTATTTTGCCTTAACAAAAATTACATCCCATACGAGGGCTTGAATCCAAAACTCTCTCTTTCCAAGGAAGAAAGCTCAACTGCATAGTTGTAGCATAATAAGGAGATAGTACATTACATGCACAGTATACatatagttattttagtactgtAACGCGATCAGTCTCTCTTCTACTTCAATCTTCTTCGTCACGGCATCATAGAtggtaggaaaccttatttcaGAAGACTTGTGATGATGATTAGGCATGATTGATGTTGCCTAGCTTCTTctaatttttacaaaatttgttaatttattcCAAGCATGTGGCTTTTCGGATCATGTTAAACGGGTTTTGGttaaattttgggtttcttgATTGAAGTAATGGCTACTAGCTTTTAGAGTTCAAAAAGTACTGATGATAtatagatgagtttaaatttgtaaataatgtGATCACCAAGTGacatttcattttcatcttAAATTATGTGGGGATGATGTTGATTGATTCTAACAACAAATAAGTGAAGTTATGGCCGCAACTTGATCGAGCAGAGGCAAGTATAGGATTATTGAAACCGTAATTTGAAAAGGGCAAAACGGATCAAGTTGGTACGAAGCATAACGATAAGAttattttgtttccttcttttcgatAAGATGAAAACGGATCCGGTACACAACGTACAGTAGCACGAAACGGATTGTATTCGTACTCATCAGGCACGCCATACTGAACGATGGAGATAAGACCATAACCACTAGAATATACAGCAGGGATGAATGGGTGCTTGATGGCATGATAGCACGCAACTGAGACAAATAAGCTGAGATCACAATATTGGGGTCCTCCTTCGGTTActattttgatcaaattttgcAAAAACAAGGTGCAAGATCCCTGGTTTCTTCACTGAAAACCACTGCATAATTTGTCACTTCATATGTAAAAAACTCAAAAGGACAAAGCCAGCTTCCTGAAATATACAAATCCACTGCAACTTTGTATTTTTACCTTTCTGAATCCATCTGGTTTTAGCCTCATCTTTCTCCTATATATATTCACACCGAAGAAACTAAACTAGAACTAAGCTGTTTGTTCTGTTGATTATATTTCAAGATGTGTGGAACAAGAGGAGCGTGGATAGTAGCGGCTAGCGTTGGAGCTGTTGAGGCTTTGAAAGATCAAGGTTTCGGCAGATGGAGTTACACCATGAGATCTGTTCACCAGCATGCCAAGAGCAATGTGAGATCTTTCTTGCAAGCAAAGGAACTATCGCCTTCGTCTTCTGCTATGGTTTTGAACAAACTGAAATCCGAAAAGAAGAACCAAGCAGATGAGGATTCTCTAAGAAAAGTCATGTACCTGAGCTGCTGGGGACCTTAATTATCTTCTTTTATAAAGCCAACAAGCCcaatgaatagtattttttggtgtcaatAGCTTCATAAAAAATAACGAATTGTGGTAAGGGTATTTTCGTTATTTTGACAATATTTTTtgtatagtttttatttttattttttttattagtaccTCACtgtaggctagtaataatgtgattctatcagttgttcattaaatattattttctctatttttaaatacgTTCAAAATATCTTGATAGACGTGTAatgtcggttataaaaaaggtctttcgcacacgtataataatgtgattaaattagttgtcaaattattgttttttttttttaataaacgatattatctacacttaaGGGGTTGCTTCcaatatttgactttcttttgtcaattaacgcatataaattcatttaaaacgtgtaagtcgcgCGTAGCATGCCATGACGCACGTGCATGAAGGCTGGTTGACATAAATTGGAGCTCATGGTGAATTCATCAAGTCTTAAATTTGAGGATGTACCCACTTAGATTCATTAGAAATAGAATTGAAGTTGGTACATGTGACAATCATATTGAAAATTGCCACATATCCATGTCACTGAATTAGTATTGTTTGtatatttaatctaaaaattcaACACATACAAGGTATGTGTAAAAATATGAATGACAAAGTCTCAGAGATGATggactaaatgatgtgtcaccaataagaaataagcatgttaatcaacacttaagtaatgctaggtaaaccaaatttataaactaaatgatgtgtcaacaATAAGAAAtcagcacgttaatcaacacttaagtaattttccaattatcaacttccatatcatttagtttataaaatttaatctatacatttagtctccctagcattactcttatttTTAATATTGGTGAATTGTCACATGAACAATAATTCACTTACTATAACAGtgtagtgatatttctcttcacttgtaagcaagaggtcttaagtttgacGCTTGTGAATTACGACATTAATACTAAATTAGGCTAGCTCATTGTGTGGTTTAGGtatatcattaaaaaaaacatatggaCAAAACAATTATGATGACGTGGAGCGCGTGTGACCGGTGGACTTCGCCCAAAATTGAGTTTCCATCATAAATTTAATTAGTAACATAGAGAGTTGGCCAATTTACTTGCAAGCTCTTGTAAGGACCCTCCACGTAATTTCCACtttaaaaaatagataaaaatgCAACTTATTTTGTGATACTAAAGAAGTTTTTTAACTAATAATtacataattaaaaattaattggaGTTTGATAATGAGAAGAAGATAAAATGCGGTTAGTTCATCATCAAGAAGATAAAATGCGGTTAGTTCATCATCAAGAAGATAAAATGCGGTTAGTTCATCATCAATCTTGAGCAGAGTTACAAAATACGAGTTAGGTTATGGTTAGATTAAGGTCGTGTTTATGCACACGTAATCGGAATGAAAATACGGAATCCGATTCCGATTACAGATAATTCTTGTGTTCACTACGATTTGGAGGAATCAATAGCGTATGGGACCCACACGAAAAATGGAATTCAATTCCTGAAATTGGAGGTATTGGACTCCCTCCATGGGTGAGGTATTTGGATTTCTAGATGGTGAAGGAATCAGGAAtgcatttttttcttcctattatGCCCTCATTCACATTATGCACAACTCCATGCATATGCCGAAGAAAAGAAACTACAATTTTGAGcgagaaaatttaaatattaaagtgtgacatcccacatcgcctaggggagtgatccttatatgtatattctcatccctacttagcacgaggccttttgggagctcactggcttcgggttccgtaggaactccgaagttaagcgagaagggggctagagcactcccaggatgggtgacccactgggaagttgctcgtgagttcccaaaaaacaaaaccgtgagggaatggtaagctcaaagcggacaatatcgtgctacggtggtggagcgggcccgggaaatgatccgccccggggcgggatgtgacataaagtacacacttaaatttattaaaaaaataaacaaaaacattttaatgtgtttatgaaataaaaaagcaatttaattttttttcttactattatatattatatcaaattttattagaaaaagtatataaaatatttgattcgGGATAAGcgtattttagtaatcatactggtttatattccgattctactgaattagtaaacagtttTATGGAATTAGTGTCATTTCTATTCCGATTCtagaacatttaagtaaacaacttcaacaagaaTACGATTCTGACTCCTCCTCATTCCAATTCCTCCTATTTTCATTACGGTTACGTAAACGGATACGAGAAATTAAAAGATATCCAAATTGTTTTGGAGGAAATGACCTCAAAACATCTACAATTGGCATTACATGAgtgaaaattttggtttttttgtgtgtgtaagAAATGCGTCTGCTATTCTTTGAAGCTTGACTTGAAGAAATTGTCCTTAAAATGTTGTCTTGTGCAAGTCACGTTTGTTAACCTAAATGGAATTTTGAGTGAAAATTGGATTCAGGTAACAACATTGTCAAAAGTTATTTTAGCCTAGATCGTCAAACGTAATCTAGTGGTAGAGGCacaaaagtgaaaaaaattcaggtagcaaaaaaaataaaaataaaaaaataaaaaaaataaaataaaattaaggcGCCATATGCTTGcaagtttttttcaaaagaaatttgGAAGTAATGATCTGAAAATAATAGAATATATATAAGGCATCTCAAAatccataatatatatatatatatatatatcatatctAGTAATACTACATAGACCAATTATTTTAatcatatgtgtgtgtataatatatatatatatatatatatatcatatatcatATCGAGTAATATTACAGAGATCAATTATTTTAATCAagttttataaattatttatgacGTGGTTATCTATGAtcgaattattacttaaatgttgattaacgtgcatattttatattgttaacaCATCACATGGTTCGTATTAGAATATTAATATACAGCATTactcatatcatatatttatctGGTCTATTTTCTCTCCCTAGCTTCTCTATATTTTATTCTGTATGagtttgttttgtaattttattttttctcagtaataaaaaacaaaaatttgagtTACTTGGTAATCAGTAGAATAGCTTGTCTTGATCTACGACATACGTATGTAATTTTTCCCCCAAAAATCATACATAGGATAAGTTAGACACGTATGATTTAATAATCGGTGGAGGATTTCTTTAAGATTTGTATCATctttaaaaaaagaagattagCGTGTCAAACAATGTGACAATTTCCACTCATACAATCCCTCCCATACTTGAGGCTTAAATGGTTTTTACAAGCAAACCGTATGCTCATTTGTAATCCAGTGGGCAGTGTGTGTCATTTCTTCCACCCAGCCGAATTTTGTCTCCATCAATGATTGTGACAAAGGAAAACAAATACCATCGGCTCTACACTCTCTAAACGCCCCTAGTTTTGGTGACAAGGCCCACCGTTTGTAATCCCCCTATATAAAGAGCACTTGGTGcttatcttcttcatcaaacgcTTAAAACATTCACAATCACTACTACAGGAGTTCAGAAgatcaaagagaaaagaaatcaTGAGTTCATCAAGTGCGAGCAAGGCTATAGTGGCAGCAAGTGTTGGAGTTGTAGAGGCACTCAAGGACCAAGGGATTTGCAGATGGAACTCTGCTTTGAGATACGCAGGCCAGCAAGCCAAGAGCCAAGTGAGATCATTTTCTCAGGCCAACAACAAACTCTCTTCTCCTTCTGCTTCAGCTCTGAGTAAAGTGAGAGATGAGAAGCTCAAGAAATCAGAGGAGTCTTTGAGGACGGTCATGTTTTTGAGCTGCTGGGGTCCCAACAACTAATTGAATGATTCATTCACAAAAACAAGAGCAAAGATTAGGGTTGTAAATTACGGCAACTAATGATGTTTGCTTGGGGCTAAttgatgtaaattttgtttcGTTGTAACAATTACCATATAGAACAGAAATTGTTGCTGAGAATTTCTACCTtgatctcttttattttttcatccTTAGCcagtagttttttatttttttgaagaagTTCTCGATAGATTCATTTCATTTCAAAAACAGAGTTACAAGGCCCTACATCAATTACAAAACAGGTTCGTCAAACAGTAAAATTGAGATGAGGTCCGGAGGTTTCTCAAACCCGTTACATGACGAACTTGAAGTAAAGGCAAACTGTGAAAGGCCATGAGCAATACCATTGGCTTGGCGACGAACATGGTAGCATAAGCTCTAGTGGTTGAAGACAGGATCGCACGCGAGTCTTCAATTAAGAGTCCAATGTCGGACAAATAATTGGAAGAATTATGTGGAAGCGTCACAATCTGGAATGAATCCCTCTCGAGGATACTGTTTTGAAAACCCCCTAGCTTTAAGGAAATGGGCAGGAGGGCGGGACCACCTATGAGGGACTTGGGGGCGAGTAGCGAGTCTCAGGGGGAAGCGGGGAAAGCAACTCTCTGGAACTCTTGCCACCAAGAGAGACCCCGAGCAGCGATGATGTCAGGAGAGTCCATACAGTCATTCCAGAGACGGTTATTTCGTGCACCCCAGATTGCCCAAAGCACCATTAAACCAAGGGCAAAGTTTGATGGATTAAGGTAAGAAGTCCATTTCAGAATCCAATCCAACATCGAGAGGACATAAGGCGGAGAAGGAGGGATACCAATCGGAATAGCAAGCCAGACACACTTAGCAAGGGCACAATCGCGGATAAGCTGAATTGTAGACTCACCCAGGATTCCGCAGAGGACACACTTAGTGATGGAGTTTTGAGCTCCTATTGTCCCACATCGGGAACAACAATTTGTCAAAGGCCTTTATATAGGTCAAGttctttatatttaaaattaggTGTTGGATTATTTGGAATAAGTTTGTTTTCGTAGTAATTTTGTAATAGCAATTTTCTTAGATATTTATTTATAGGAAGGGTGATGCTATCCATACATCAAATTTTACTTCTTAtacactttcttaattttcggccgttgaatttaatgaacaaaaactaataaaaatgggtAGAAGTTAAAAATGGATGTATGTATAACACTATTTAGAAAAATGAAATCTAAAATCTTTGAAATCtgagttaattaatttttatcccAAAAAAATATTGGATAAAGTTGTTTAGCTGAATAGATTATATTGTCTTGGAAACAATTTGACAATTTCCCACTAGAACAAACAAAAGCAAGTGGTGTTTCCTCCCATACCTGAGGCTAAGGTGGGTTTTATAAGGAAAACCGTGTGCTCATTTGTATAGTTAGTGGCAATGGCCAATGAGTGTGacagaaagagaagaaaagaaatatatacCATTGGCTTTACACTCTCTAAACCGCCTCTAGTTATTGGTGGAAGGGCCCACCCTTTCTAATTCCTATATAAAGAGCACTTCACGCTCATATCCTTCATCAAACACTAAGACATTCACAATCACTGCCAAAAGAATTCAGAATATCCAAAGGAAAGAGAAGAAATCATGAGTTCAAGTGCAAGCAAGGCTATCGTGGCAGCAAGTGTTGGAGTTGTGGAGGCACTCAAGGACCAAGGGATTTGCAGATGGAACTCTGCTTTGAGATATGCAGGCCAACAAGCCAAGAGCCAAGTGAGGTCCTTTTCTCAGGCCAACAG encodes:
- the LOC137749375 gene encoding uncharacterized protein → MCGTRGAWIVAASVGAVEALKDQGFGRWSYTMRSVHQHAKSNVRSFLQAKELSPSSSAMVLNKLKSEKKNQADEDSLRKVMYLSCWGP
- the LOC137708845 gene encoding uncharacterized protein → MSSSSASKAIVAASVGVVEALKDQGICRWNSALRYAGQQAKSQVRSFSQANNKLSSPSASALSKVRDEKLKKSEESLRTVMFLSCWGPNN
- the LOC137709465 gene encoding uncharacterized protein, which translates into the protein MSSSASKAIVAASVGVVEALKDQGICRWNSALRYAGQQAKSQVRSFSQANSKLSSPSSSALSKVRDEKLKKSEESLRTVMFLSCWGPNN